From a single Stackebrandtia endophytica genomic region:
- the dtd gene encoding D-aminoacyl-tRNA deacylase translates to MRAVVQTVGRAQVTVDDEVVGEIGDGLLVLVGVTHEDTVDDAAAMAKKIWELRIRDGDRSASDDAAPILVVSQFTLYADTRKGRRPSWGKAAPSEVAEPLVTEVVMALRALGAKVETGRFGAMMLVSSVNVGPRTILLER, encoded by the coding sequence ATGCGAGCGGTAGTGCAGACGGTTGGTCGGGCGCAGGTGACGGTCGATGACGAGGTGGTCGGGGAAATCGGGGACGGCCTGTTGGTGTTGGTGGGTGTCACCCACGAGGACACCGTCGACGACGCGGCGGCGATGGCCAAGAAGATCTGGGAGCTGCGGATCCGAGACGGTGACAGGTCGGCGAGCGACGACGCCGCGCCGATCCTGGTGGTGAGTCAGTTCACGCTGTACGCCGACACTCGGAAGGGGCGGCGACCCTCGTGGGGGAAGGCGGCACCGTCGGAGGTGGCGGAACCGCTGGTGACAGAGGTGGTGATGGCTCTGCGTGCACTGGGGGCCAAAGTGGAGACCGGAAGGTTCGGGGCGATGATGCTGGTTTCCAGTGTCAACGTGGGCCCGAGGACCATCCTGTTGGAGCGGTAA
- a CDS encoding DEAD/DEAH box helicase: MPLVDRESLPPLRAWQRKAMVAYHRSVSPDFLAVATPGAGKTTFALRIAMDLLESGTVTQVTVVAPTEHLKVQWAQAANRVGISLDPSFRNADIHTSGDFHGAVVTYAQVGADPSVHRRRTMTKSTLVILDEIHHAGDARSWGEGVQVAFSPATRRLALTGTPFRSDDNPIPFVTYDVDTDGGMRSRPDSVYGYTHALADNVVRPVLFLAYSGQARWRNSAGDELAVRLGEPLTKDLTAQAWRTALDPAGDWIPQVLRAADARLNALRQAGMPDAGGLVIASDQQDARAYAGLLSRVTGESPVVVLSDDAGSSDRIARFNESDDKWMIAVRMVSEGVDIPRLAVGVYATNAHTPLFFAQAIGRFVRSRRRGETASVFLPSVAPLLELAAELERDRDHVIQPPSDTDPEDLLAEAQRQRDEPGSDTGLARETLAATAELDQVIFDGASFGTPIQAGSPEEEEFLGLPGLLTPEQVSMLLSKRQAEQVTRKSAGTVTEQVRPQSPGERRIALRRRLNALVAARHHATNVPHGKIHAELRRICGGPPSAQASMEQLEQRIEAIQQL, from the coding sequence ATGCCGTTGGTCGATCGGGAGTCTTTGCCACCGTTGCGGGCGTGGCAGCGAAAGGCGATGGTCGCCTACCACCGGTCGGTGAGCCCGGACTTTCTCGCGGTGGCGACGCCGGGCGCGGGTAAGACCACATTCGCGTTGCGGATCGCGATGGACCTGTTGGAGTCCGGGACGGTCACCCAGGTGACGGTCGTGGCGCCGACGGAGCACCTGAAGGTGCAGTGGGCTCAGGCTGCCAACCGGGTGGGCATCTCGCTCGACCCGTCGTTTCGCAACGCCGACATCCACACTTCGGGTGATTTCCACGGTGCCGTCGTCACCTACGCACAGGTGGGCGCCGACCCGTCGGTGCACCGGCGTCGCACCATGACCAAGTCGACCCTGGTGATCCTCGACGAGATTCACCATGCCGGTGACGCCCGTTCCTGGGGTGAGGGAGTTCAGGTCGCCTTCAGCCCGGCGACCCGGCGTCTGGCGTTGACCGGTACCCCGTTCCGCTCCGACGACAACCCGATCCCGTTCGTCACCTACGACGTCGACACCGACGGGGGAATGCGGTCGCGACCGGACTCGGTGTACGGATACACCCACGCGCTGGCCGACAACGTGGTCCGACCGGTCCTGTTCCTCGCCTACAGCGGACAGGCCCGGTGGCGCAACAGTGCCGGTGACGAGTTGGCGGTGCGGTTGGGGGAGCCGCTGACCAAGGACTTGACCGCGCAGGCGTGGCGGACCGCCCTGGACCCGGCCGGCGACTGGATCCCGCAGGTGCTGCGAGCCGCCGATGCCCGGCTGAACGCCCTACGGCAGGCGGGGATGCCCGATGCCGGCGGCCTGGTGATCGCCTCCGACCAGCAGGACGCGCGCGCTTACGCGGGCCTGTTGTCACGAGTCACCGGTGAGTCCCCGGTCGTCGTACTCTCCGATGACGCCGGTTCCTCCGATCGGATCGCGCGATTCAACGAGTCGGACGACAAGTGGATGATCGCGGTTCGCATGGTGAGCGAAGGCGTGGACATCCCGCGTCTGGCGGTCGGCGTGTACGCCACCAACGCGCACACGCCGCTGTTCTTCGCGCAGGCCATCGGTCGGTTCGTACGTTCCCGCCGGCGGGGTGAGACCGCGTCGGTGTTCCTGCCGAGCGTTGCCCCACTGCTGGAGTTGGCCGCTGAGCTGGAACGCGACCGCGACCACGTGATCCAACCGCCGTCCGACACCGATCCCGAGGATCTGCTGGCCGAAGCACAGCGGCAGCGGGACGAACCGGGCAGCGACACCGGTCTGGCGAGGGAGACCCTGGCCGCGACCGCCGAGCTCGACCAGGTGATCTTCGACGGTGCGTCCTTCGGCACCCCGATTCAGGCCGGGTCTCCCGAGGAGGAGGAGTTCCTGGGCCTACCGGGTCTGTTGACACCCGAGCAGGTATCGATGCTGCTGTCGAAGCGGCAGGCGGAACAGGTCACCCGAAAATCGGCGGGCACGGTGACCGAACAGGTCCGGCCGCAGAGCCCCGGCGAGCGTCGCATCGCGCTGCGACGGCGGTTGAACGCGTTGGTCGCGGCACGCCATCACGCCACCAACGTTCCGCACGGGAAGATCCACGCCGAACTACGGCGGATCTGCGGGGGCCCGCCCAGCGCGCAGGCATCCATGGAGCAGTTGGAGCAACGCATCGAGGCGATCCAACAGCTCTAG
- a CDS encoding DUF7455 domain-containing protein: MTPTLTPPPETETRPVAGERCDRCSAAAKLRITLAGGDDLVFCGHHANKYAENLVKVAVDFSADSEFDWRGSELLASKN; encoded by the coding sequence ATGACACCCACCCTGACGCCCCCGCCCGAGACGGAGACTCGTCCCGTCGCCGGTGAGCGCTGCGATCGGTGTAGCGCTGCCGCGAAGCTGCGGATCACCCTAGCCGGTGGAGATGACCTGGTGTTTTGCGGACACCACGCGAACAAGTACGCCGAGAACCTGGTAAAGGTCGCGGTTGACTTCAGCGCAGACAGTGAATTCGACTGGCGCGGAAGCGAACTCCTGGCCTCCAAGAACTGA
- a CDS encoding RNA polymerase sigma factor, protein MTDASPNGTDVRSLTESLLQLANDRGGQLTSADVAGFLENAAVAPAQGKKILRALAEADVTVVVDGSASTRRAVPAARSATPASRATTAKATAKKTAKKATKKATVKKTAAKAEPTDATDATDATDEATAPVKKAAKKTTAKKATKKAAAKKTATKKAPSDDEAMPTEEELLEALADVELDEEPTAKPAKKAKKATKKSAKKSSKSKKDDEEGSDFDWDDEDSEALKQARKDAEMTASADSVRAYLKQIGKVPLLNAAQEVELAKRIEAGLYAVERLRQLKEAGEELPIQARRDLEWVTRDGERAKNHLLAANLRLVVSLAKRYTGRGMAFLDLIQEGNLGLIRAVEKFDYTKGFKFSTYATWWIRQAITRAMADQARTIRIPVHMVEVINKLGRIQRELLQDLGREPAPEELAREMDISPEKVLEIQQYAREPISLDQTIGDEGDSQLGDFIEDSEAVVAVDAVSFSLLQGQLQQVLQTLSEREAGVVRLRFGLTDGQPRTLDEIGQVYGVTRERIRQIESKTMSKLRHPSRSQVLRDYLD, encoded by the coding sequence GTGACAGACGCGAGCCCCAACGGTACTGACGTCCGTTCACTGACAGAGTCACTTCTTCAGCTGGCCAATGATCGCGGTGGACAACTCACATCGGCCGACGTGGCCGGATTCCTGGAGAACGCGGCGGTGGCGCCCGCCCAGGGAAAGAAGATCCTACGCGCACTGGCTGAAGCTGACGTGACCGTCGTCGTCGACGGGTCTGCTAGCACTCGACGAGCCGTCCCCGCGGCCCGGTCGGCCACACCCGCCTCCCGAGCCACCACGGCCAAGGCCACCGCCAAGAAGACGGCGAAGAAGGCCACCAAGAAGGCCACGGTGAAGAAGACCGCGGCCAAGGCGGAGCCGACCGACGCGACCGACGCCACCGACGCCACCGACGAGGCGACCGCCCCGGTCAAGAAGGCGGCGAAGAAGACCACCGCCAAGAAGGCCACGAAGAAGGCCGCAGCGAAGAAGACCGCCACCAAGAAGGCGCCCTCCGACGACGAGGCGATGCCGACCGAGGAGGAACTCCTCGAGGCGCTGGCCGACGTCGAACTCGACGAGGAGCCGACGGCGAAGCCGGCCAAGAAGGCGAAGAAGGCGACCAAGAAGTCCGCCAAGAAGAGCAGCAAGTCCAAGAAGGACGACGAAGAGGGCTCCGACTTCGACTGGGACGACGAGGACTCCGAGGCTCTGAAGCAGGCGCGCAAGGACGCCGAGATGACGGCCTCGGCCGACTCGGTCCGCGCCTACCTGAAGCAGATCGGCAAGGTTCCGCTGCTGAACGCGGCCCAGGAGGTCGAGCTCGCCAAGCGCATCGAGGCGGGTCTGTACGCCGTCGAGCGGCTGCGCCAGCTCAAGGAGGCCGGCGAGGAACTTCCCATTCAGGCCCGCCGGGATCTGGAGTGGGTGACCCGCGACGGTGAACGTGCCAAGAACCACCTGCTGGCCGCCAACCTTCGTCTGGTGGTGTCGCTGGCCAAGCGCTACACCGGCCGTGGAATGGCGTTCCTGGACCTGATCCAGGAGGGGAACCTGGGTCTCATCCGTGCCGTCGAGAAATTCGACTACACCAAGGGATTCAAATTCTCCACCTACGCCACCTGGTGGATCCGCCAAGCCATCACCCGAGCCATGGCCGACCAAGCCCGCACCATCCGCATCCCGGTGCACATGGTCGAGGTCATCAACAAGCTCGGCCGTATCCAGCGTGAGCTGCTCCAGGATCTGGGTCGCGAACCCGCGCCCGAGGAGCTGGCCCGCGAGATGGACATCTCCCCGGAGAAGGTGCTGGAGATCCAGCAGTACGCGCGGGAGCCCATTTCGCTGGACCAGACCATCGGCGATGAGGGCGACAGCCAGCTGGGTGACTTCATCGAGGACTCCGAGGCGGTCGTGGCCGTCGACGCGGTGTCGTTCTCACTGCTTCAGGGCCAGTTGCAGCAGGTGCTGCAAACCCTGTCGGAGCGAGAGGCCGGCGTGGTCCGGTTGCGGTTCGGCCTCACCGACGGCCAGCCCCGCACGCTGGACGAGATCGGTCAGGTCTACGGCGTGACGCGCGAGCGCATCAGGCAGATCGAGTCCAAGACGATGTCGAAGCTGCGCCACCCGTCGCGTTCGCAGGTCCTGCGCGACTACCTCGACTAG
- a CDS encoding LytR C-terminal domain-containing protein, whose product MRITQVRAIIVIGFLLVIAIATSWIAIANDSQTAEAESCPPGAVPVDISLAEEEDVSVRVLNATDNAGLADQAAAQLSDYGFEVIETDNSDQEELASQVEIHYGPKTVADAHLLRSYFAESTHIFSLDNENDYVEIILGPGFQQLNTKSDARNALSVIGWPEAPEGTCAKE is encoded by the coding sequence GTGCGTATCACGCAAGTTCGCGCGATCATCGTCATCGGTTTCCTCTTGGTCATAGCGATCGCCACGTCGTGGATCGCCATCGCCAACGACAGCCAAACCGCCGAGGCGGAATCCTGCCCACCGGGCGCGGTTCCGGTCGACATTTCCCTGGCCGAGGAAGAAGACGTGTCGGTGCGGGTTCTCAACGCCACCGACAACGCCGGCCTGGCCGACCAAGCCGCAGCCCAGCTGTCCGATTACGGTTTCGAGGTCATCGAGACCGATAATTCGGATCAGGAGGAATTGGCGTCCCAGGTCGAGATTCACTACGGCCCCAAGACCGTTGCCGATGCGCATCTACTGCGGTCCTACTTCGCCGAATCGACCCATATCTTTTCACTGGACAACGAGAACGACTATGTGGAAATCATTCTCGGTCCCGGCTTCCAACAGCTGAACACCAAGAGCGACGCACGTAACGCCCTTTCGGTGATCGGCTGGCCCGAAGCCCCCGAGGGCACCTGCGCGAAAGAGTGA
- a CDS encoding DUF4193 domain-containing protein — MATDYDAPRRDTEESGDDSLEELKARRADAQSGSVDVDEVEVAENFELPGADLADEELTVKVLPMQNDEFRCSSCFLVHHRSQLAVEKKGRLICRDCAA; from the coding sequence ATGGCTACAGACTACGACGCTCCAAGGCGTGACACTGAGGAAAGCGGTGACGACAGCCTGGAGGAATTGAAGGCGCGTCGCGCGGACGCTCAGTCCGGCAGCGTGGACGTCGATGAGGTTGAGGTCGCCGAGAACTTTGAACTTCCCGGCGCCGATCTCGCCGACGAGGAGTTGACGGTCAAGGTCCTGCCGATGCAGAACGACGAATTCCGCTGCTCCAGCTGTTTCCTGGTTCACCACCGCAGCCAGTTGGCCGTGGAGAAGAAGGGCAGGTTGATCTGCCGCGACTGTGCGGCCTGA
- a CDS encoding DUF3093 domain-containing protein, with the protein MASDKTTGFQERLTVPWWAWPLSLALACFLAFEIGLGVPGLVTWLPFAVLIPLTVFGLAWIGRIKVRVSAGSFHVDDAVLPLEVIESVQPLTGTALRDALSAQLHPIAFVIQRPWIKSAVKVTLADPGDPTPYWIISSRRAHTLAEVLSPIGAAPQKSAPQP; encoded by the coding sequence ATGGCGTCCGACAAAACCACCGGCTTTCAAGAACGACTCACCGTGCCGTGGTGGGCCTGGCCGCTGTCGCTTGCCCTGGCCTGTTTCCTGGCATTCGAGATCGGGCTCGGGGTTCCGGGGTTGGTGACCTGGCTGCCGTTCGCGGTACTGATCCCCCTGACGGTCTTCGGGCTGGCCTGGATCGGTCGTATCAAGGTGAGGGTCTCCGCCGGCAGTTTCCACGTCGACGACGCGGTCCTGCCACTGGAGGTCATCGAATCGGTGCAACCGTTGACCGGCACCGCGCTGCGTGACGCGTTGTCGGCGCAACTGCACCCGATCGCTTTCGTCATCCAGCGCCCGTGGATCAAGTCCGCGGTGAAGGTGACGTTGGCCGACCCCGGCGATCCGACGCCGTACTGGATCATCTCCAGCCGACGCGCCCACACCCTCGCCGAGGTCTTGAGCCCCATCGGTGCGGCACCGCAGAAGTCGGCGCCGCAACCGTAG
- the dut gene encoding dUTP diphosphatase, producing the protein MTVALRRLDPDLPVPHYAHPGDAGADLYASEDITLEPGRRALVGTGIAVALPTGYVGLVHPRSGLAARCGVTVVNAPGTVDAGYRGEIRVNLINLDPAVVATISRGDRIAQLLVQRVEHAWFDIVEELPESVRGAGGHGSTGGFASRPVVGHMSATSPGKDGE; encoded by the coding sequence GTGACGGTGGCTCTGCGCCGCCTGGATCCGGACCTTCCGGTACCGCATTACGCGCATCCGGGCGACGCCGGTGCCGACCTGTACGCCTCCGAAGACATCACCCTCGAACCGGGGCGGCGCGCGTTGGTCGGCACCGGCATCGCCGTCGCGTTGCCGACCGGATATGTCGGTCTGGTGCATCCCCGGTCGGGGTTGGCCGCGCGATGTGGTGTCACGGTGGTGAACGCTCCCGGTACCGTCGACGCCGGATACCGTGGAGAGATCAGGGTCAATCTGATCAATCTGGACCCTGCGGTCGTGGCGACGATCAGTCGCGGTGACCGCATCGCACAATTGTTGGTGCAACGCGTCGAACATGCCTGGTTCGACATCGTCGAAGAACTACCGGAATCGGTGCGAGGTGCCGGTGGACATGGTTCCACCGGCGGATTCGCTTCGAGGCCGGTGGTCGGGCACATGAGCGCTACCAGTCCTGGGAAAGATGGAGAATAA
- a CDS encoding DUF3710 domain-containing protein: MFGRRRRREAENNEIAEEIAAEQEETTPEVGPFDSEDAPDDDVRRLDLGSMKVPTPAGVEARMQTDERGNVRQITLIHGNSAVQIGVFAAPRSEDIWEEVREEITAGVAKQGGKIEEIDGDYGIELLVRATGQQGTAATRFVGVDGPRWFLRAVFQGAIALDPEASDLLNDCVRGVIVERGTQPMPVLEGLPLRLPANMAEQAKAKLAANKAGSEASPAAPVAAPAITGGVASAGSTGGAVNGSRPAGQTRGGGGKRKPSPKPKRR, from the coding sequence GTGTTTGGACGTCGACGTCGACGTGAAGCGGAGAACAACGAGATCGCCGAGGAGATCGCTGCCGAGCAGGAGGAGACCACCCCGGAGGTGGGGCCCTTCGACAGCGAGGACGCTCCCGACGACGACGTTCGACGGCTGGATCTGGGCAGCATGAAGGTGCCGACCCCCGCCGGGGTCGAGGCACGGATGCAGACCGACGAACGTGGCAACGTTCGCCAGATCACGCTGATCCACGGCAACAGCGCCGTGCAGATCGGCGTGTTCGCGGCCCCCCGCAGTGAGGACATCTGGGAGGAGGTCCGCGAGGAGATCACTGCCGGAGTTGCCAAGCAGGGCGGCAAGATCGAGGAGATCGACGGCGACTACGGCATCGAGTTGTTGGTCCGCGCCACCGGTCAGCAGGGCACCGCGGCGACCCGTTTCGTCGGTGTCGACGGTCCGCGCTGGTTCCTGCGCGCGGTCTTCCAAGGCGCCATCGCGTTGGACCCGGAGGCCTCCGATCTGCTCAACGATTGCGTCCGAGGCGTGATCGTCGAACGGGGCACCCAGCCGATGCCGGTGTTGGAGGGGCTGCCGTTGCGGCTTCCCGCCAACATGGCCGAGCAGGCCAAGGCGAAGCTGGCCGCCAACAAGGCCGGCTCCGAGGCCTCCCCTGCCGCACCCGTGGCGGCTCCGGCCATCACCGGTGGGGTCGCGAGCGCCGGTAGCACCGGAGGTGCGGTCAACGGTTCTCGTCCGGCGGGGCAGACGCGTGGCGGCGGTGGCAAGCGGAAGCCGTCTCCCAAACCGAAGCGGCGCTGA
- a CDS encoding DUF3159 domain-containing protein produces the protein MTEQISQQLGGVRGLIESGIPVGVFVLINVLWDDQLRWAIGAAVGCAVSIAVIRALRKQPIRHAINGLFGIALGAWLAWNSGDANEFYLPGILYGLGYGVALLGSVAFKHPLVGWGWSIIAGEGKANWRDDARLVSLFGWLTALWGTVFLLKNVVRLWMYLDGGMANVLGVFTILSGYPVTAALFLITFWAVRRRRPTELIQPAPATETTT, from the coding sequence ATGACCGAGCAGATCTCCCAGCAGCTCGGTGGGGTTCGTGGGTTGATCGAGTCTGGAATCCCGGTCGGTGTCTTCGTCCTGATCAATGTGCTGTGGGACGACCAGTTGCGCTGGGCCATCGGGGCCGCGGTCGGTTGCGCCGTGTCGATCGCGGTGATCCGGGCGTTGCGCAAGCAGCCGATTCGTCACGCGATAAACGGCCTGTTCGGTATCGCGTTGGGCGCCTGGCTGGCCTGGAACAGCGGGGACGCCAACGAGTTCTATCTACCCGGAATTCTCTACGGCCTGGGTTACGGCGTGGCACTCCTGGGATCGGTGGCCTTCAAACACCCACTGGTGGGTTGGGGCTGGTCCATCATCGCCGGTGAGGGCAAGGCGAACTGGCGCGACGACGCGCGGCTGGTGTCGTTGTTCGGGTGGTTGACCGCATTGTGGGGCACGGTGTTCCTGCTGAAGAACGTCGTGCGGTTGTGGATGTATCTCGACGGCGGCATGGCCAACGTGCTCGGCGTCTTCACCATCCTCTCGGGTTACCCGGTGACGGCGGCGCTGTTCCTGATCACCTTCTGGGCCGTGCGCAGGCGTCGCCCCACCGAGCTGATACAACCGGCTCCGGCCACCGAGACGACCACCTGA
- a CDS encoding alpha/beta hydrolase, which translates to MTRARLHIVNDLFTPTSVTETVDYRVLLPTDWDAAERLPLVLHLHGAMSSSASLELAAPHYEELYQRGEFPRSIVACASTPTVGGFYLNRPTGDSWESLIGEEFPEHLAATFGRAEATALIGASMGGYGALKAAFADPQRYAAVAAISPAVFPGEHPDEVPASNIPSVLGDLHRAMSHGTGEASVYLANSVHGRARAHADDIREASLPVLIDCGAADEFGLHEGADYLHRVLDELAIDHEFRLVEGAGHLGPAAESRTKEAIRFIGTALATR; encoded by the coding sequence ATGACCCGCGCACGCCTGCACATCGTCAACGACCTGTTCACACCGACATCGGTCACCGAGACCGTCGACTATCGGGTCCTGCTGCCCACCGACTGGGACGCCGCCGAACGGCTTCCCCTGGTGCTCCACCTTCACGGAGCCATGTCCTCGTCGGCGTCACTGGAACTGGCCGCACCGCACTACGAAGAGCTCTACCAACGAGGCGAGTTTCCCCGATCGATCGTCGCGTGCGCCAGCACCCCGACCGTCGGAGGCTTCTACCTGAACCGGCCCACCGGAGACTCATGGGAAAGCCTGATCGGCGAGGAATTCCCCGAACACCTCGCTGCCACCTTCGGCCGGGCCGAGGCGACGGCTCTCATCGGCGCCTCCATGGGCGGATACGGAGCCCTCAAAGCCGCCTTCGCCGATCCGCAACGCTATGCGGCGGTCGCGGCGATCTCCCCCGCGGTGTTCCCGGGGGAGCATCCCGACGAGGTTCCGGCCTCGAACATCCCATCGGTCCTGGGTGACCTCCACCGGGCCATGTCCCACGGAACCGGTGAGGCGTCGGTGTATCTCGCCAACTCCGTCCACGGACGCGCCCGTGCCCACGCCGACGACATCCGGGAGGCTTCGCTGCCGGTGCTCATAGATTGCGGAGCGGCCGACGAGTTCGGCCTTCATGAGGGCGCCGACTATCTGCACCGGGTACTCGACGAACTCGCCATCGATCACGAGTTCCGACTTGTCGAAGGGGCCGGACACCTCGGCCCGGCGGCAGAAAGCCGCACCAAGGAGGCGATCCGTTTCATCGGAACGGCACTGGCCACTCGATAG
- a CDS encoding TetR/AcrR family transcriptional regulator — protein MVGLRERKRAETRQRISDRATRLFERHGFENVTLAQVAAAAEVSVKTVVNYFGAKEDLFFDAEPAIRDALVAALAGHSPPSATAVLRPMILDGPILAGPCRWDAIDERTWEAMRVWAECEQSSPTLTSRRAAILQSWMEPLAVAGGSRPWAAMTVGVLMLRHDLVARGLLGHDDPATVEGQVRQVVGRALDALERGFRHP, from the coding sequence ATGGTAGGACTGCGAGAACGCAAGCGGGCCGAGACTCGGCAACGCATCAGTGATCGCGCGACGCGATTGTTCGAGCGACATGGCTTCGAGAACGTCACGTTGGCGCAGGTCGCCGCTGCTGCGGAGGTATCGGTCAAGACGGTCGTGAACTACTTCGGTGCGAAGGAGGACCTGTTCTTCGACGCCGAACCGGCGATTCGCGACGCTCTCGTCGCGGCACTTGCGGGTCATTCGCCGCCGTCGGCGACCGCGGTATTGCGACCGATGATTCTTGACGGACCGATTCTGGCGGGGCCGTGTCGGTGGGATGCCATCGACGAGCGGACCTGGGAGGCGATGCGGGTCTGGGCCGAGTGCGAACAGAGTTCACCGACGTTGACGAGTCGCCGCGCTGCGATCCTTCAGTCGTGGATGGAGCCGCTGGCGGTGGCCGGGGGCTCGCGCCCGTGGGCGGCGATGACGGTGGGGGTTCTGATGCTTCGGCATGACCTCGTCGCGCGCGGCCTCCTGGGCCACGACGACCCCGCGACGGTCGAGGGCCAGGTCAGACAGGTTGTGGGACGGGCACTCGATGCCCTCGAACGGGGCTTTCGGCACCCCTGA
- a CDS encoding class I SAM-dependent RNA methyltransferase, translating into MIVDVDSVAHGGHCVARADGRVIFVRHALPGERVRIEITDRKKSFWRADAVEILRASPDRVTAPCRFAGVCGGCDLQHVSQAGQLNWKTQVLREQLVRLGGLAPETVAEVTVQPLAGGLLGWRTRMQYAVDRRGRAGLREQRSNAVVDIDRCLIADDRIQDTDVLKRNWSGSNVVGVVAGEDDQLSVYTQRDRRGKARYVAGPSRVTQLAAGHFFDLAADSFWQVHPLSAEAFAAKVADMLRPRDGEVVWDLYAGAGLFSAVLADAVGPAGRVLAVESDPAGDTARNLADIPGAEAVSQRVESAIATLPTPDIVVLDPPRSGAGVEVVDAIAAAGARAVCYVACDPAALSRDLRRFGEVGWNVEHIEAFDAFPMTQHFETIVLLTPVESGR; encoded by the coding sequence ATGATCGTCGATGTGGATTCGGTGGCGCACGGTGGACACTGTGTGGCCCGAGCTGACGGGCGAGTGATCTTCGTTCGACACGCGTTGCCCGGTGAGCGGGTGCGCATCGAGATCACCGACCGCAAAAAGAGCTTCTGGCGGGCCGACGCGGTGGAGATACTGCGCGCCTCGCCCGACCGGGTCACCGCGCCCTGCCGGTTCGCGGGAGTCTGCGGTGGCTGCGACCTTCAGCACGTTTCCCAAGCGGGACAACTCAACTGGAAGACCCAGGTCCTGCGTGAGCAGCTCGTGCGACTGGGTGGCCTGGCACCGGAGACCGTCGCCGAGGTGACGGTTCAGCCGTTGGCCGGCGGGCTACTGGGGTGGCGCACCCGGATGCAGTACGCGGTAGACCGTCGGGGCCGCGCCGGGCTGCGGGAGCAGCGATCGAACGCGGTCGTCGACATCGACCGCTGTCTCATCGCTGACGACCGTATCCAGGACACCGACGTCCTCAAGCGCAACTGGTCGGGTAGCAACGTCGTCGGTGTGGTCGCCGGCGAGGACGATCAACTCAGCGTCTACACCCAGCGCGACCGACGCGGTAAGGCCCGCTACGTGGCGGGCCCGTCTCGGGTGACCCAGTTGGCCGCCGGCCACTTCTTCGACCTGGCCGCCGATTCCTTTTGGCAGGTGCACCCGCTGTCGGCGGAGGCGTTCGCCGCCAAAGTCGCCGACATGCTGCGTCCCCGTGACGGCGAGGTCGTGTGGGATCTCTACGCCGGCGCCGGGTTGTTCAGCGCGGTGCTGGCCGACGCGGTCGGTCCCGCAGGTCGGGTGTTGGCGGTGGAGTCCGACCCGGCGGGGGACACGGCGCGCAACCTGGCCGACATCCCCGGTGCCGAGGCGGTGTCGCAGCGGGTGGAGTCGGCGATCGCGACGTTGCCCACTCCCGACATCGTGGTGCTCGACCCGCCGCGAAGCGGCGCCGGTGTCGAGGTCGTCGACGCCATCGCCGCCGCAGGTGCCCGCGCGGTCTGTTACGTCGCCTGTGACCCCGCCGCGTTGTCCCGGGATCTTCGCCGGTTCGGTGAGGTGGGGTGGAACGTCGAACACATCGAGGCGTTCGACGCCTTCCCCATGACCCAGCACTTCGAGACGATCGTGTTGCTGACCCCGGTGGAGTCAGGCAGGTAG